One stretch of Comamonas testosteroni DNA includes these proteins:
- a CDS encoding threonine ammonia-lyase has product MLTFADIQAAAARLNGAVLQTPFVESRTLSQITGAQVYLKFENLQFTASFKERGALNKLLMLSDAERVRGVVAMSAGNHAQGVAYHAQRLGLRAVIVMPRFTPGVKVERTRGFGAEVVLHGDTLAEARAHAYHLAQEQQLTFVHPYDDEAIAAGQGTLALEILQAQPDLDALVIAIGGGGLIAGIATAAKAIKPEMEIVGVQTQRFPSMVNALRHTDLPMGTSTIAEGIAVTQPGIITQEVVQRCVDDLLLVDEGDIEQAVLMLLEIEKTLVEGAGAAGLAALLRYPARFKGRKTGLVLSGGNIDPMLLAAIIERGMVRSGRLARVRVSARDVPGVLAQITATVAGAGANIEEVHHQRAFTMLAAQNVEIEFVLQTRGHAHVGEVLEQLRRAGMEAALV; this is encoded by the coding sequence ATGCTGACCTTTGCAGATATCCAAGCCGCCGCTGCGCGCCTGAATGGCGCCGTCCTTCAAACCCCTTTTGTGGAATCACGCACGCTCTCGCAGATCACGGGGGCACAGGTCTACCTCAAGTTCGAGAACCTGCAGTTCACTGCATCCTTCAAGGAGCGTGGCGCGCTGAACAAGCTGCTCATGCTCAGCGATGCCGAGCGCGTGCGCGGCGTGGTCGCCATGAGTGCGGGCAATCATGCTCAGGGCGTGGCCTATCACGCTCAAAGGCTGGGTTTGCGAGCCGTCATCGTCATGCCGCGTTTCACTCCCGGTGTGAAGGTGGAGCGCACGCGTGGCTTCGGTGCCGAGGTAGTGCTGCATGGCGACACATTGGCCGAGGCGCGTGCCCATGCCTATCATCTGGCGCAGGAGCAGCAGCTGACCTTTGTCCATCCCTATGACGATGAAGCGATTGCTGCCGGCCAGGGCACACTGGCGCTGGAAATCCTGCAGGCACAGCCCGATCTGGATGCGCTGGTCATTGCCATTGGCGGCGGCGGTCTGATTGCGGGCATTGCCACGGCGGCCAAGGCCATCAAGCCCGAGATGGAGATCGTGGGTGTGCAGACACAGCGCTTTCCTTCCATGGTCAATGCGTTGCGCCACACCGACCTTCCCATGGGGACTTCGACGATCGCCGAGGGCATTGCGGTGACCCAGCCCGGCATCATCACCCAGGAGGTGGTGCAGCGTTGCGTGGACGATTTGTTGCTGGTGGACGAAGGAGATATAGAGCAGGCCGTGCTCATGCTGCTGGAGATCGAGAAGACCTTGGTCGAAGGTGCGGGGGCGGCGGGTCTTGCGGCCTTGCTGCGCTATCCCGCTCGCTTCAAGGGCCGGAAAACAGGCCTGGTGCTGTCGGGTGGCAATATCGACCCCATGCTGCTGGCTGCCATCATCGAGCGTGGCATGGTGCGCTCCGGTCGTCTGGCGCGTGTGCGCGTCAGTGCGCGCGACGTACCAGGCGTGCTGGCCCAGATCACGGCCACGGTGGCCGGAGCCGGCGCGAATATCGAGGAGGTCCATCACCAGCGTGCTTTCACCATGCTGGCTGCGCAGAATGTGGAGATCGAGTTCGTGCTGCAGACACGTGGCCACGCCCATGTGGGCGAGGTGCTGGAGCAACTGCGTCGCGCAGGCATGGAGGCGGCTCTGGTGTGA